The genomic DNA CGCGCAGCTGCCGGTACGGGTAGAGGAAGTTGACCTGTCCGCCGAGGTGGTGGACGGTGTCGAGCCGGCCGGCCAGGTCCTCGAAGACGGCACGGGGGAGTCCGAGCAGGGGTTCGGCGAGGTCGCCGACCAGGGGGACGACCCGGTCCGGGGCGTGCAGGTCGCGGTGCAGGAAGTGCTGGTGGGCGGCGCGCAGGCGCTCCAGGGCGTGTTCGGGGTCGGCGGCGCGGACCAGGCAGTGGATCCGGGCGTCGGTGGTGGCGAGCAGGGTGTGCAGCAGGTGGGCGCCGCAGAAGCCGGTGGCGCCGGTGAGCAGCAGTTCGGCGGGGTCGGCCCAGTTCGGGCCGCCGTCGGTCCGCCGGACGGGGACGCCGAGTTCGGCTTCGGCGGTGAAGTCGACGGCGTCGGTGCCGGGGTCGGCGGCGTGGCCGGTGCGGGCGGCGTGGACGGCGACGGTGAAGGAGCCGAGGGTGGGGTCGCTCAGCAGCGCGCGGGTGAGTTCGCGGACCCGGTCGACGCCGAGGCCGAACATGATCCGGGCACGGGCGAGCATCTCCATGGCGAGCAGCGAGTTGCCGCCGAGCTGGAAGAAGTCGTCCTCGCTGGCGACCTCGTCGACGCCGAGCAACTGGGCCCACAGGTAGGCGAGTCCGTGTTCCGCGGCGGCGCTTCCGTTGCCGGGGCGGGCGGCGGGCCGGGCGATCTCGGCGAGCCGGCGGTTGTCGATCTTGCCGCCGGGGGTGAGCGGCATCCCGTCGACGGCCACGTAGGCGGCCGGGACGAGCGGGTCGGGGAGGTGCCCGGCGAGGAAGGTGCGCAGTTCGGCGGCGGGGGTCGCGGTGCCGGTGTAGTACGCGGTGAGGGCGCGTCCGGCGCCAGCGCCGTCGGTGGCGATCACCCGGGCCTGGCCGACGGCGGGGTGGGCGGTGAGGACGGCCTCGATCTCGGCGGGGTCGACCCGGAAGCCGCGGATCTTGACCTGGTCGTCGATCCGGCCGAGCAGTTCGAGGTTGCCGTCGGGGCGCCAGCGCCCGGTGTCGCCGGTGCGGTACATCCGCTCGCCGGGCCGGCCGGCGTACGGGTCGGGCAGGAAGCGCTCGGCGGTGAGCACCGGGTTCTTCCAGTAGCCGCGGGCCAGGGCCGCCCCGCCGAGGTAGACCTCGCCCTTGCGGCCGGGCGGCACCGGGTTCAACTCGCCGTCCAGGACGTGCACGTAGGTGCCCAGCAGCGGGCGGCCGACCGGGACGGGGGCGTGTCCGAGGCCGCCGACCAGCTCGTCGTGCAGCTCGCACAGGGTGGAGGTGATGGCGGTCTCGGTGAGGCCGTAGGCGTTGATGCGCCTGGTGTGCGGCTGGCGGCGCAGCGCGGTGCGGCAGTCCTCGGCGTGCACGGTCTCGCCGCCGACGATCAGCAGCCGCAGCCAGTCGGCGCCGTGGGCGTCCTCGGGCAGCAGGTCGAGCAGCCGGTGCCAGTAGGTGGGTGTCAGGTCGGCGACGGTGATCCCGAGTTCGGGGATGCGGTGGGCGAGCTCGATCGGCGCCCAGGTGTGCCGCCCGCCGAGTACCAGGGTGGATCCGCTGAGCAGCGGGGCGAAGATCTGCTCCAGCGCGGTGTCGAAGCCGAGCGCGCCGAGTTGGAGGACCCGGTCGGCGGGGGAGAGCTCGTACGCCTCGGCGACCCGGGTGAGGGTGAGGGCGAAGGCCCGGTGGTTGACCGGGACGCCCTTGGGGGTGCCGGTGGTGCCGGAGGTGTAGATCAGGTACGCCAGGTCCTCGGGCAGCGGGTCGGCGGGCACCGGACCGTCACAGGAGAGCTCTTCCACGGCGTTCGGGTCGGCGAGCACCAGGACCGCCTCCGCGTCGGCGGTCAACTGCCGTAACCGCTGCGGAGGGTGGTCCGGGTCGAGCGGCAGGAAGGCGGCGCCGGCCTTCAGCACCCCGAGCAGGGCGACCACCAGCGGCACGGAGCGTTCGAGGCGGACGGCGACCACGGTCTCGGCCGCGGCGCCGCGGCGGCGCAGCCCGGCGGCGAGCCGGTCGCTGCGCTCGTCGAGCTCGCGGTAGTCGATCCGCCGTCCCTCGGAGAGCAGGGCCGGCGCGTCGGGCGTCCGCTGGGCCTGGCGGCGGAACAGCGCGGGCACGGTGGGCCCGTACCCGCCGCGCAGGTCCGGTCGCACACCGTGGAGGCGGGTCCCGGCGGCGAGGCGGGCGACGGCGTCGCGGCAGCCGTCGCGGCCGCCCGGGCCCCATTCCCGGGTCCAGCCCGCAGGGACCGGCAGCGCGTCCGGCCAGATCGCGTACGATCCTTCGTCGTTGCTCACCACCGTGCTCGGACCCGATCCGGGCGGCTGGGGGGAGGGTTCCTTTTCCACCGGCACTGACCTCGGGTGATGCGGAAGTGGACGGCGTCCGGGAAATCGGCGCCGACATTCCGACTATAGGCACGTCCGGCGCGACAGCGATATCGCTGGGTATATTGGGAAGGCAGTGCCCCGGAGCCTCCGTGAGGGAGGTAGTCGGTTGACTCGCAGTCGACAGCGCCTGACGGTCTGTTACTTCGGCTGGATGGGCCTGCTCACGCTCGTCTACTACCTGAACCCGGACGACCGGATCATCTGGTGGACGGCGATGGGCCTCAGCGGGGTCGGCGCCATCGTGCTCGGCACCCGGATGAACCGGCCGGCGCACCCCGGCTACTGGTACGTGCTGGCCGCGGCCAACCTGAGCTTCACCATCGGCGAGGTCACGCAGGTCGTCTACACCGAGTACCTGCACGTCCTGACCTACCCGACCCTGGCCGACGCCTTCTACCTGGCCGAGTACCTGCTGTACGCGCTCGGCGTGGCCGGCTTCATCCGCTGGCGGACCGCCCACCAGGACCGCGGCTCGATGCTGGACGCGCTCATCCTCACGGTGGGTCTGGCCCTGCTGGTCTGGCTGTACCTGATCGTCCCGTACGAGCGGAACCCGGACCTGAGCTGGTTCCAGAAGGCCGTCTCGATCGCGTACCCGCTGGGCGACGTGCTGCTGCTGCTGATGCTGATGCGGCTGCTGGTGCCGCGCGGCGGCAAGAGCCGGGCGCTGCTGCTGCTCACCGTCGGCTCGCTCGGCATGCTGGCCTCCGACGTCCTGTACGGCCTGATCCAGCTGCACGGCGTGTGGCACATCGGCACCCCGGTGGACTTCGGCTGGGCCGCGTTCTACACGCTGTGGGGCGCCGCCGCGCTGCACCCGTCGATGGTGGAGCTGACCCGGCCGATCCCCACCCAGCCGACCGACATCACCAAGGGCCGGCTGGCGCTGCTCACCCTGGCCTCGCTGATCGCCCCCGCGATGCTGCTGTTCGACGTCTACCGCGGGGACAGCAGCCACGCCGGGGTGATCGCCGCGTTCTCGGCGGTGCTGTTCCTGCTGGTGCTGGCCCGGTTGGCCGGGATCGTGGTGGTGCACCGCAACCAGCTGGACCGGGAGCGGGCGCTGCGGATGGCCGGCGCCCGGCTGGCCGGGGCGGTCACCGTCAGCGAGGTCGCCGACTCCGTGCAGTCCGCGGCGGCCTCGCTGCTGCCGCCCAACGAGCCGGGAGCCGCCCTGCTGGCGGTCTGCGAGGACGGCGCCTTGAAGGCCGGGCGCAACCCGTGCGAGGGGGTGCTGCGGGTGCCGCGGATGGACGAGGTGCGCACCAGCCGGCTGCTGCCGGTGGAGGAGCTGGGCGGCGGCCTGGAGGAGCAGTTCGCCGGCTCGCCGTCCGTCCTGGTCTGCCCGCTGGCGCTGGAGCAGCGGGCCCTCGGCGAGCCGCTGATCGGCGTCCTGGTCGTCGGCGGCACCGAGCACCGGCTGACCGCCTTATGGGGCTCCCTGGACATCCTGGCCGGGCAGGCCGCGCTCGCCGTCGAGCGGGTGATGCTCAGCCGGCAGGTCAACCAGCACAACAGCGAGCTCTACTTCCGCACCCTGGTGCAGTCCGGCTCGGACGTGATCCTGATCCTCGACGACCAGGACGGCATCCGGTACGCCTCCTCCTCGGCCGAGCGGGTGCTCGGCCACCACGAGCCGGCCGGCGTCCCGCTGACCGACCTGGTGCCGCCCGAGGACGTCCGCGCCGTCCAGCAGGCGCTGGCCCGGATGCGCACCCGCGAGCAGGCCGAGCAGCGCGAGCACTGGCGGCTGCTGCGCAGCGACCACAGCGTGATCGAGGCCGAGGTGCGCTGGAACGACCTGCGCGCCGACCCCACCGTGGCCGGCCTGGTGCTCACCCTGCGCGACGTCACCGACCAGCGGCAGATGGAGCGCGAGCTGACCCACCGGGCCTTCCACGACTCGCTGACCGGCCTGGCCAACCGGGTGCTGTTCCTGGACCGGGTCGGCCACGCGCTGGCCCGCAGCGAGCGCCGCGGCACCGTCACCGGGGTGCTCTTCATCGACCTGGACGACTTCAAGGTGGTCAACGACACCCAGGGCCACGCGATCGGCGACGAGCTGCTGGTCGCGGTCTCGCTGCGGGTCTCCACCGCGCTGCGCACCTCCGACACCGCCGCCCGCCTCGGCGGCGACGAGTTCGCGGTGCTGGTCGAGGACGCGCTCTCCCCGGCGGACGTCGGCCGCACCGCCGACGCGGTGCTCGCCGTCTTCGAGGAGCCCTTCCGGCTCTCCTCCGGCGCCGTCCGGGTGGCCGCCAGCATCGGCGTGGCCACCACCGAGGACAGCGTGGACGCCGCCGAGCTGCTCACCCACGCCGACCTGGCGCTGTACGAGGCGAAGGCGGCCGGCAAGCGGCAGTGGAGCCGCTACCAGCCGCAGCTGCAGGCCGGGCTGGTCGAGCGGCACGAGCTGAACGAGAGCCTGGACACCGCCATCGCCGAATCCGCCTTCGCGCTGTACTACCAGCCGATCGTCGACCTGGCCAGCGGCGACCTGGTGGCCTTCGAGGCGCTGGTCCGCTGGCCGCACGAGCGCCGCGGCATGGTCCTGCCCGAGGACTTCATCGCGCTCGCCGAGGAGAGCGGCCAGATCGTCCCGCTGGGCGCCTGGGTGCTGGAGCGGGCCGTCACCGAGGCCACCGCCTGGCAGAAGCTCAGCGGCGACCGGCGCACCGCCGGCGGCCGGCTGCCGCTGCGGGTCAGCGTCAACGTCTCGGCCCGGCAGTTCCGCGACGCCGGCTTCGTCGACACCGTCCGCCGCGTCGTGGAGAGCAGCGGCATCAGGCCCGGCACCCTGATCCTGGAGCTCACCGAGAGCGTCCTGATGCGGCGCGACGAACGCGTCCGCACCGACATGCGCACCCTGCGCGACCTCGGCGTGCGGATCGCCATCGACGACTTCGGCACCGGCTACTCCTCGCTCAGCTACCTGCGCGAGTTCCCGATCTCGGTGCTGAAGATCGACAAGTCCTTCATCGACGGCCTGGGCCTGTCCGAGCAGCAGTACGCCCTGGTCGAGGGCATCACGCGGATCGCCGACACGCTCGGCGTCCAGGTGATCGCCGAGGGCATCGAGAACGACGCCCAGCGGCAGCTGCTCGCCGCCATGGGGTGCCCGCTCGGCCAGGGCTACCTGTTCGCCAGGCCGCTCACCGTCGAACAGGCCGGCGCCCTGGTCCAGGGCGACGCCGACCTCGCCGGACTCCAGGACGGCCGACCCTGACCGACTCATTGGCCCACGGGGGGAGGGGAGTGTAGACATAACCCATGACCCGGATGGCCCGGTTCCGGGCGGCCCTCGACGTACGGAGCGTGGCGGGCCAGGTCTTCGTGCTGCAGCTGGTCGTCCTGCTGCTGGTGGTGGCCGCCGCCGCGGTCGAGTCCGTCCTGCAGTCCCGGGCCGACAGCGCCGACGAGGCGCGCAACCGCTCCGTCGCGGTCGCCCAGACCTACGCCAGCTCGCCGGGCATCGTCGCGGCCCTCCGCTCGCCCGACCCGACCGCGGTCCTGCAGCCCAGCGCCGAGGAGGCCCGGGTCAAGTCCGGTGTCGACTTCCTGGTGGTGCTCTCCACCGACGGCATCCGCTACACCCACCCGCTGCCCGACCGGATCGGCAAGAAGTTCGTCGGCACCTACGAGCCGGCGCTGCGCGGGCAGGTCGTCACCGAGACCGTCAACGGCACCATCGGCCGCCTGGTCCAGGCCGTCGTCCCGGTCACCGACCAGGACGGCACCGTGGTCGGCGCGGTCTCCTCCGGCGTCCGGATCAGCCAGATCAGCGCCAGCGCCGACCGCCAGCTGCCGGTGCTGATCGGCGCCGCCGCGGCCGCCCTGCTGTGCGCCGGCGGCGGCGCCTTCCTGATCTCCCGACGGCTGCGCCGGCAGACCCGCGGCCTCGGCCCGACCGAGATGACCAGGATGTACGAGCACCACGACGCGGTGCTGCACGCTGTCCGCGAGGGCGTCCTGATCATCGGCGCCGAACAGCGCCTGCTGCTCGCCAACGACGAAGCCCGCCGACTGCTCGCCCTGCCGTCCGACTCCGAGGGCCGCCGCGTCCCCGACCTGGGCCTGGCCCGCCCGGTCGCCGAACTGCTCGCCTCCGGCGGCGAGGCCAGCGACGAGGTGGTCACCGCCGGTGACCGGCTGCTCGCCGTCAACGTCCGCCCCACCGACCGCGGCGGCGGCCCGCCCGGCTACGTCGCCACCTTCCGCGACACCACCGAACTGCGGGTGCTCGGCGGCAAGGCCGACCTGGCCCGCCGCCGCCTGCAGCAGCTGTACGACGCCAGCGGCGCGATCGGCACCACCCTCGACATCGGCCGCACCTGCGAGGAGCTGGCCGAGGCGCTGGTCCCCGCGCTCGCCGACTACGCGGCCGTCGACCTCGCCGAGCCCGTGCTCCGCGGCGAACCGCCCGGCCCGGACCCGGCCTCCCCGATGCGCCGCACCGCGCTCACCGGCGTCACCCCCGCCCCGCTGCTGCTGCCGGTCGGCGCCGACGTCCCGATCGTGCCCGGCACCCCCCGCGCCCGCGCCCTCGCCGAACACCGCACGGTGCTGGAGACCGACCTGACCGACGCGATCCGCCGCTGGGCCGACGCCCACCCCACGGCCGCCGCCGGCGCCCGGGAGCAGGGCCTGCACTCGCTGATC from Kitasatospora terrestris includes the following:
- a CDS encoding amino acid adenylation domain-containing protein; this translates as MSNDEGSYAIWPDALPVPAGWTREWGPGGRDGCRDAVARLAAGTRLHGVRPDLRGGYGPTVPALFRRQAQRTPDAPALLSEGRRIDYRELDERSDRLAAGLRRRGAAAETVVAVRLERSVPLVVALLGVLKAGAAFLPLDPDHPPQRLRQLTADAEAVLVLADPNAVEELSCDGPVPADPLPEDLAYLIYTSGTTGTPKGVPVNHRAFALTLTRVAEAYELSPADRVLQLGALGFDTALEQIFAPLLSGSTLVLGGRHTWAPIELAHRIPELGITVADLTPTYWHRLLDLLPEDAHGADWLRLLIVGGETVHAEDCRTALRRQPHTRRINAYGLTETAITSTLCELHDELVGGLGHAPVPVGRPLLGTYVHVLDGELNPVPPGRKGEVYLGGAALARGYWKNPVLTAERFLPDPYAGRPGERMYRTGDTGRWRPDGNLELLGRIDDQVKIRGFRVDPAEIEAVLTAHPAVGQARVIATDGAGAGRALTAYYTGTATPAAELRTFLAGHLPDPLVPAAYVAVDGMPLTPGGKIDNRRLAEIARPAARPGNGSAAAEHGLAYLWAQLLGVDEVASEDDFFQLGGNSLLAMEMLARARIMFGLGVDRVRELTRALLSDPTLGSFTVAVHAARTGHAADPGTDAVDFTAEAELGVPVRRTDGGPNWADPAELLLTGATGFCGAHLLHTLLATTDARIHCLVRAADPEHALERLRAAHQHFLHRDLHAPDRVVPLVGDLAEPLLGLPRAVFEDLAGRLDTVHHLGGQVNFLYPYRQLRAANVGGTREIVRLAGHSRGIPVHYLSSMAVLAGHGAAGQRHVDETTPLDHPDLLSVGYVESKWVAEALLHNAARAGLPVAIHRVNDVTGDLATGTMNPGTELCALIRYFADSGTVPDVDLPLDFVPADTFTRALAHLATHAPADGRVHHLTNPNPADLPRLADRLRAHGRPVSELAYGDWVEQLVAFAADHPEHPITPFAPLFVDRCAGPTRLTISEMYFRPTFPQFSRTNAEKGLAGSGIEFPPVDTELLDFYLDRMTTNGQLDPVP
- a CDS encoding putative bifunctional diguanylate cyclase/phosphodiesterase, with translation MTRSRQRLTVCYFGWMGLLTLVYYLNPDDRIIWWTAMGLSGVGAIVLGTRMNRPAHPGYWYVLAAANLSFTIGEVTQVVYTEYLHVLTYPTLADAFYLAEYLLYALGVAGFIRWRTAHQDRGSMLDALILTVGLALLVWLYLIVPYERNPDLSWFQKAVSIAYPLGDVLLLLMLMRLLVPRGGKSRALLLLTVGSLGMLASDVLYGLIQLHGVWHIGTPVDFGWAAFYTLWGAAALHPSMVELTRPIPTQPTDITKGRLALLTLASLIAPAMLLFDVYRGDSSHAGVIAAFSAVLFLLVLARLAGIVVVHRNQLDRERALRMAGARLAGAVTVSEVADSVQSAAASLLPPNEPGAALLAVCEDGALKAGRNPCEGVLRVPRMDEVRTSRLLPVEELGGGLEEQFAGSPSVLVCPLALEQRALGEPLIGVLVVGGTEHRLTALWGSLDILAGQAALAVERVMLSRQVNQHNSELYFRTLVQSGSDVILILDDQDGIRYASSSAERVLGHHEPAGVPLTDLVPPEDVRAVQQALARMRTREQAEQREHWRLLRSDHSVIEAEVRWNDLRADPTVAGLVLTLRDVTDQRQMERELTHRAFHDSLTGLANRVLFLDRVGHALARSERRGTVTGVLFIDLDDFKVVNDTQGHAIGDELLVAVSLRVSTALRTSDTAARLGGDEFAVLVEDALSPADVGRTADAVLAVFEEPFRLSSGAVRVAASIGVATTEDSVDAAELLTHADLALYEAKAAGKRQWSRYQPQLQAGLVERHELNESLDTAIAESAFALYYQPIVDLASGDLVAFEALVRWPHERRGMVLPEDFIALAEESGQIVPLGAWVLERAVTEATAWQKLSGDRRTAGGRLPLRVSVNVSARQFRDAGFVDTVRRVVESSGIRPGTLILELTESVLMRRDERVRTDMRTLRDLGVRIAIDDFGTGYSSLSYLREFPISVLKIDKSFIDGLGLSEQQYALVEGITRIADTLGVQVIAEGIENDAQRQLLAAMGCPLGQGYLFARPLTVEQAGALVQGDADLAGLQDGRP
- a CDS encoding SpoIIE family protein phosphatase, which translates into the protein MARFRAALDVRSVAGQVFVLQLVVLLLVVAAAAVESVLQSRADSADEARNRSVAVAQTYASSPGIVAALRSPDPTAVLQPSAEEARVKSGVDFLVVLSTDGIRYTHPLPDRIGKKFVGTYEPALRGQVVTETVNGTIGRLVQAVVPVTDQDGTVVGAVSSGVRISQISASADRQLPVLIGAAAAALLCAGGGAFLISRRLRRQTRGLGPTEMTRMYEHHDAVLHAVREGVLIIGAEQRLLLANDEARRLLALPSDSEGRRVPDLGLARPVAELLASGGEASDEVVTAGDRLLAVNVRPTDRGGGPPGYVATFRDTTELRVLGGKADLARRRLQQLYDASGAIGTTLDIGRTCEELAEALVPALADYAAVDLAEPVLRGEPPGPDPASPMRRTALTGVTPAPLLLPVGADVPIVPGTPRARALAEHRTVLETDLTDAIRRWADAHPTAAAGAREQGLHSLIAVPLTVGGVVLGIATFWRASARPESFDADDRSLAEELVARAAISIENARRYTREHGMAVTLQHSLLPGALPQQSALDVAYRYLPAQAGVGGDWFDVIPLPGARVALVVGDVVGHGLHAAATMGRLRTAVHNFTALDLPPDELLGHLDDLVNRLDQDRDTDGQVPITGATCLYAVYDPVSRQCAVARAGHLLPALVHPDGRVEFPEVPAGPPLGLVGHPFETAELLLPEGSRLVLYTDGLVESRDRDIDEGLELLRATLAHPDRSPQQTCADVLSTLLPVTPTDDIALLVARTRALPADLVAQWEVPEDPAAVAGVRAEATRQIEAWGLVEQGFAAELILSELITNAIRYASGPIRVRLILDRALICEVADGSSTSPHLRYAADTDEGGRGLFLVAQLAERWGTRYTATGKVIWAELSGARPAP